The bacterium genome includes a region encoding these proteins:
- a CDS encoding YbjQ family protein, translated as MIIVTTPTVEGHTITQVHGLATGSTIRAKVIFKDIGASLKSVVGGELGSYTKMMQESRAQALERLEEDAARLGANAVVNMRIATSMVAQGSAEILAYGTAVTVE; from the coding sequence ATGATCATCGTCACCACGCCGACCGTCGAAGGTCACACCATCACCCAGGTGCACGGCCTCGCCACCGGCAGCACCATCCGCGCCAAGGTCATCTTCAAGGACATCGGCGCCAGCCTCAAGAGCGTGGTCGGCGGCGAGTTGGGGAGCTATACGAAGATGATGCAGGAATCCCGGGCGCAGGCCCTCGAACGCCTCGAGGAGGATGCCGCTCGCCTCGGCGCCAACGCCGTGGTCAACATGCGGATCGCCACATCCATGGTCGCCCAGGGATCTGCGGAGATCCTGGCCTACGGCACCGCCGTCACCGTGGAGTAG
- a CDS encoding FMN-binding glutamate synthase family protein, producing the protein MRESYTFDRNAIAEIQRAANTGVYRIRGWGAKRPIPTFDDLVFLGASMSRYPLEGYREACATNVVLGARFAAEPIELAIPITIAGMSFGSLSANAKEALGRGASAAGTSTTSGDGGMTDEERTHSETLVYQYLPSRYGMNPDDLRRGDAIEVVVGQGAKPGGGGMLLGHKISARVADMRTLPEGIDQRSACRHPDWTGPDDLAIKILELREITGWRKPIYVKVGAARPYYDTALAVKAGADVVVLDGMQGGTAATQDVFIEHAGIPTLAAVPEAVRALQEMQVHRTGVQLVAAGGIRSGADVAKAIALGADAVSIGTAALIAIGDNDPARDAEYRRLGSAAGFWEDFHTGTDPAGITTQDPDLSRRLDPVLAGRRLANYLQVLTLEAQTLARACGKSHVLNLEPEDLAALTVEAAAMSGIPLAGTDWIPGRRRD; encoded by the coding sequence CTGCGCGAGTCCTACACATTCGACCGCAACGCCATCGCCGAGATCCAGCGCGCAGCCAACACCGGCGTCTACCGGATCCGCGGCTGGGGAGCCAAGCGCCCCATCCCCACCTTCGACGACCTGGTCTTCCTGGGCGCCTCGATGTCTCGCTATCCCCTGGAGGGCTACCGCGAGGCGTGCGCCACGAACGTGGTGCTCGGAGCGCGCTTCGCCGCCGAACCCATCGAGTTGGCGATTCCCATCACGATCGCCGGCATGAGCTTCGGGTCGCTGTCGGCCAACGCCAAGGAGGCGCTCGGCCGGGGTGCCAGCGCCGCCGGCACGTCCACCACCAGCGGCGACGGCGGCATGACCGACGAGGAGCGCACGCACTCCGAGACGCTCGTGTACCAGTACCTGCCGTCGCGTTACGGCATGAACCCCGACGATCTGCGCCGAGGCGACGCCATCGAGGTCGTGGTCGGCCAGGGCGCCAAGCCGGGAGGCGGGGGCATGCTGCTGGGCCACAAGATCAGTGCCCGGGTCGCAGACATGCGGACCCTGCCCGAGGGCATCGACCAGCGGTCGGCGTGCCGCCACCCGGACTGGACCGGCCCCGACGATCTGGCCATCAAGATCCTGGAATTGCGCGAGATCACAGGCTGGCGGAAACCCATCTACGTCAAGGTGGGAGCCGCTCGCCCCTATTACGACACCGCCCTGGCGGTGAAGGCGGGAGCTGACGTGGTGGTACTGGACGGCATGCAGGGAGGCACCGCCGCCACCCAGGACGTGTTCATCGAGCACGCGGGCATCCCCACGCTGGCGGCCGTCCCCGAAGCCGTGCGGGCGCTTCAGGAGATGCAGGTGCACCGCACCGGGGTCCAACTCGTCGCCGCCGGTGGCATCCGCTCGGGGGCGGATGTCGCCAAGGCGATCGCGCTGGGGGCAGATGCCGTGTCGATCGGCACCGCAGCACTGATCGCCATCGGCGACAACGATCCGGCCCGCGATGCCGAGTACCGCCGGCTGGGTTCGGCGGCGGGCTTCTGGGAGGACTTCCACACCGGCACCGACCCGGCCGGCATCACCACCCAGGATCCCGATCTCTCCCGCCGACTCGACCCGGTGCTGGCCGGACGGCGACTCGCCAACTACCTGCAGGTGCTGACCCTCGAGGCGCAGACCCTCGCCCGGGCGTGCGGGAAGTCCCATGTGCTGAACCTCGAACCCGAGGATCTCGCGGCCCTCACCGTCGAGGCCGCGGCGATGTCGGGCATCCCCCTCGCCGGCACCGACTGGATCCCCGGCCGCCGCCGGGACTGA
- a CDS encoding AMP-binding protein encodes MLLHQLLAEGAARNPDKTALGWVKRDRSLSYAEAAEATDRVAAGLAALGVERGDRVGVFAHSGLDYLLAMFGAWRAGAVAALVDLGRADELDRYFGDCRPKVVIYTHDYFDAVDRHRGALDSVETYVCFDGAQPGAMDWTEILGCTQDPPAEVADDGNIAHISYTSDETGRPAGLCLSHEPACGAARALAERLGIGADDVSLGPTPLSGGYQVVANLLPALSVGTTCWVMNNWAAEGGLDVVDRLGATILAADGAVLTAALSEAVSRDGGVPGSLRLVLAGEAVAPADMKRAWQDDLGVPVGKVPAPETSPWPPSGH; translated from the coding sequence ATGCTCCTGCATCAGCTGCTGGCCGAGGGGGCCGCCCGCAATCCCGACAAGACGGCGCTGGGCTGGGTCAAGCGCGACCGGTCGCTCAGCTACGCCGAGGCCGCCGAGGCGACCGACCGGGTGGCCGCCGGGCTGGCGGCGCTCGGCGTGGAGCGGGGTGACAGGGTCGGCGTCTTCGCCCACAGCGGGCTGGACTACCTGCTCGCCATGTTCGGGGCGTGGCGGGCGGGCGCAGTCGCCGCGCTCGTGGACCTCGGCCGGGCCGACGAGTTGGACCGCTACTTCGGTGACTGCCGGCCCAAGGTCGTCATCTACACCCACGACTACTTCGACGCCGTCGACCGGCACCGCGGGGCGCTGGACAGCGTGGAGACCTACGTGTGCTTCGACGGCGCACAGCCAGGGGCGATGGACTGGACCGAGATCCTGGGATGCACCCAGGATCCTCCCGCGGAGGTGGCCGACGACGGCAACATCGCCCACATCTCCTACACGTCGGACGAGACCGGTCGGCCGGCAGGGCTGTGCCTCTCCCATGAGCCCGCCTGCGGGGCCGCGCGTGCTCTCGCTGAGCGCCTGGGTATCGGCGCCGATGACGTGAGCCTCGGGCCGACCCCGCTGTCGGGCGGCTACCAGGTAGTTGCGAACCTGCTGCCCGCCCTGTCGGTCGGCACCACCTGCTGGGTGATGAACAACTGGGCCGCCGAGGGAGGCCTGGACGTGGTCGACCGCCTCGGGGCCACGATCCTGGCCGCCGACGGGGCCGTACTGACCGCGGCACTCAGCGAGGCCGTCAGCCGAGATGGCGGCGTGCCGGGTTCTTTGCGCCTCGTGCTGGCCGGCGAAGCCGTCGCGCCCGCCGACATGAAGCGCGCCTGGCAGGACGACCTGGGGGTTCCCGTCGGCAAGGTGCCGGCGCCCGAGACGAGCCCCTGGCCACCCTCGGGCCACTGA
- a CDS encoding YibE/F family protein, producing the protein MADEPSAHSHGGTVPASGGGDPRLRPVLVLLAGTLAATVVGVVSLWPDGAGREAVAEGAGQVGLTSERISAEVQAVREGSCSYSTADNPQNCRTVVLVPSTGPDAHTPVTLPEFNLEQIGYVPDPAPGDRIIVGYEPSTDFYFYADADRRATLWVMAGVFAVFVLVLGRFRGLRSLVSMVLTGLVLVGFVAPSILDGHAPLLVAVVAASIIAFAGFYLTHGPKPETTIALAGTLGSLGLTLGISALFFGAARFTGVATEEGAILSFVSGGIDLSSLLLAGAMIGALGALDDVTITQAATVAELRRADPTMRAPKLIAAGLRVGRAHIASTINTLLLAYVGAAMPLLLLFAVSDQSWGMVANSELIAVEIARTLCGSIGLVAAVPLTTALAAVLGGSREGGGALRRGKGQPQRPASWDDFAPRDVVDF; encoded by the coding sequence TTGGCCGACGAACCCTCGGCGCATTCGCACGGAGGCACCGTCCCCGCCAGCGGGGGTGGTGACCCGCGCTTGCGCCCGGTGCTGGTGCTGTTGGCCGGGACGCTGGCAGCGACGGTGGTGGGCGTCGTCTCTCTCTGGCCCGACGGAGCCGGCCGGGAAGCAGTCGCCGAGGGGGCGGGCCAGGTGGGTCTCACCTCCGAGCGGATCTCGGCGGAGGTCCAGGCGGTCCGCGAGGGATCGTGCTCGTATTCCACGGCCGACAACCCGCAGAACTGCCGCACGGTCGTCCTCGTGCCGTCGACCGGCCCGGATGCCCACACGCCGGTGACTCTGCCGGAGTTCAACCTCGAACAGATCGGCTACGTGCCCGACCCTGCGCCCGGCGACCGGATCATCGTGGGCTACGAACCGTCCACGGACTTCTACTTCTACGCCGACGCGGACCGCCGGGCCACGCTGTGGGTGATGGCGGGGGTGTTCGCCGTCTTCGTGCTGGTCCTGGGGCGGTTCCGGGGCCTGCGGTCGCTGGTCTCGATGGTGCTGACCGGGCTGGTGCTGGTGGGATTCGTGGCGCCGTCGATCCTCGACGGCCACGCGCCGCTCCTGGTCGCCGTCGTGGCGGCCTCGATCATCGCCTTCGCCGGCTTCTACCTGACGCACGGGCCGAAGCCCGAGACCACGATCGCCCTGGCCGGAACGCTGGGGTCGCTCGGGCTGACGCTCGGCATCTCGGCTCTGTTCTTCGGCGCTGCCCGTTTCACCGGCGTCGCCACCGAGGAGGGGGCGATCCTGTCGTTCGTCTCCGGCGGCATCGACCTGTCGTCGCTGCTGCTGGCCGGCGCCATGATCGGGGCGCTCGGCGCCCTGGACGACGTGACGATCACGCAGGCCGCCACTGTGGCGGAGTTGCGCCGCGCCGACCCCACCATGAGGGCACCGAAGCTGATCGCCGCCGGCCTGCGCGTCGGTCGGGCCCATATCGCCTCCACGATCAACACCCTGCTGCTGGCCTACGTGGGTGCCGCCATGCCGTTGCTGCTGCTGTTCGCCGTGTCCGATCAGTCCTGGGGCATGGTCGCCAACTCCGAGTTGATAGCCGTGGAGATCGCCCGCACCCTCTGCGGTTCCATCGGTCTTGTGGCCGCCGTGCCGCTCACGACCGCCCTGGCCGCCGTGCTGGGCGGTTCCCGCGAGGGCGGCGGAGCCCTTCGCCGGGGCAAGGGGCAACCGCAGCGCCCCGCGAGCTGGGACGACTTCGCTCCACGCGATGTCGTGGACTTCTGA
- a CDS encoding VOC family protein, which yields MVKPIPDNYPRVSAALAVDGAADAIAFYCAVFGAAERMRIPAPGGKIGHAELAIGDSLIMVADEYPEMGFVGPKAIGGTPVTISVYVADADAAFAEAVSRGARPLREVADHFYGDRSGQFEDPWGHRWGVATHIEDVSPEELDRRVKEMFLGGE from the coding sequence ATGGTCAAGCCGATCCCCGACAACTATCCCCGCGTCAGCGCCGCGTTGGCCGTGGACGGCGCGGCCGACGCTATCGCGTTCTACTGCGCAGTGTTCGGTGCCGCCGAGCGCATGCGTATCCCGGCGCCCGGAGGGAAGATCGGCCACGCCGAGCTGGCGATCGGGGACTCGTTGATCATGGTGGCCGACGAGTATCCCGAGATGGGTTTCGTCGGCCCGAAGGCCATCGGCGGCACGCCGGTCACGATCAGCGTGTACGTGGCCGACGCTGACGCCGCCTTCGCCGAGGCGGTCAGCCGTGGGGCGAGGCCGCTACGCGAAGTGGCCGACCACTTCTACGGCGACCGCTCGGGGCAGTTCGAGGATCCCTGGGGCCACCGCTGGGGGGTGGCGACCCACATCGAGGACGTGTCGCCGGAGGAACTCGACCGTCGCGTGAAGGAGATGTTCCTGGGCGGCGAGTAA